The Mycobacteriales bacterium genome contains a region encoding:
- a CDS encoding DUF520 family protein → PKGVQAQIQGDQLRVSAKKKDDLQAVIRLLKEADLDLPLQFTNYR, encoded by the coding sequence CCCAAGGGCGTGCAGGCGCAGATCCAGGGCGACCAGCTGCGGGTGAGCGCGAAGAAGAAGGACGACCTGCAGGCGGTGATCCGGCTTCTCAAGGAGGCCGATCTCGACCTCCCTCTCCAGTTCACCAACTACCGCTAG